The proteins below come from a single Trichocoleus sp. genomic window:
- a CDS encoding phosphodiester glycosidase family protein has product MTKRRVRSQRRLRSRRRAALSYRSSPPGTRWLLVLPLLVVAFSLMLTKQQSIANTAQEPIPQKAFPSPAWVPTIAQASIPVPLTRQGEQITLNGRPVSAGWSQRQQRIGMTDAGLMQAIGVDLLSSDEVAQQPIEWFSDSSDRNQKPLVLSTWMTEQYRYLDITDLAERFGWQMQVSGSGLQISTPATKILSVRQGQQSWGDRVVVDMDQATPWQLDEERGEAIITINAPIDSSLARSFRGRSGNLVKGVRLESSGNRTRIRLALAEGVRPRVWSLNNPNRILIDVRSDNLAERNILWAPGLRWQQQYVEIGSGKFPVITLEIDPRQSGVQLKPIWGNPSMVGTLPLIKTAQRSQVAAAINGGYFNRNNQLPLGAIRRDGRWLSGPILNRGAIGWNARGEVTVGHLNLREIITTAAGNQLTLQSLNSGFVGAGVARYTPEWGTTYTPILNNEIVVTVQKNQVIRQQPMRLAGQMAVPIPSDGYLLVLRSDRTAANALSVGTVIQSSTTIAPDTFSTSSDVVGGGPLLLQDRQIVLNAEAEQFSKAFIQQAASRSVIATTETGKLILVTVHSRVRGAGPTLAEVARIMQQMGFVNALNLDGGSSTTLYLGGQLLDRAPSTAARVHNGLGVFIEPRL; this is encoded by the coding sequence GTGACTAAACGTAGAGTTCGCTCCCAGCGTCGCTTACGCTCCCGGCGACGTGCCGCTTTATCCTATCGCTCTTCTCCACCAGGAACCCGCTGGCTGCTTGTCCTACCGTTGTTGGTGGTTGCTTTTTCCTTGATGCTTACCAAGCAACAGAGTATTGCCAACACCGCTCAAGAGCCAATTCCTCAAAAAGCTTTCCCCAGCCCTGCCTGGGTGCCAACGATCGCCCAAGCCTCGATTCCAGTTCCACTAACGCGCCAGGGTGAGCAGATTACCCTCAACGGTCGTCCTGTGTCGGCAGGCTGGAGTCAGCGTCAACAGCGAATTGGGATGACTGATGCAGGGTTGATGCAGGCGATCGGCGTCGATTTGCTCAGTAGCGATGAGGTTGCTCAGCAGCCAATTGAATGGTTTTCTGACTCCTCCGATCGCAACCAGAAGCCCCTTGTTTTGTCTACCTGGATGACAGAACAGTATCGCTATCTGGATATTACGGATCTGGCTGAACGATTTGGTTGGCAAATGCAGGTCAGCGGCAGTGGACTCCAAATTTCAACGCCAGCTACCAAAATTTTGAGTGTCCGGCAAGGTCAACAAAGCTGGGGCGATCGAGTCGTGGTGGATATGGATCAGGCGACCCCCTGGCAGCTTGATGAAGAGCGCGGAGAGGCAATAATTACCATCAATGCGCCAATAGATTCATCTCTCGCCCGCAGTTTCAGAGGACGATCGGGCAACCTTGTCAAAGGCGTCAGGCTGGAGAGCAGCGGCAACCGTACTCGGATTCGTCTAGCGCTGGCGGAGGGTGTTCGCCCTCGTGTTTGGTCACTTAATAACCCCAACCGGATTTTAATTGATGTTCGGTCTGATAACCTGGCTGAACGCAACATTCTATGGGCGCCAGGATTGCGCTGGCAGCAGCAGTATGTTGAGATTGGTAGCGGCAAATTTCCTGTGATTACGCTTGAAATTGATCCTCGTCAGTCAGGGGTGCAGCTTAAACCGATCTGGGGTAACCCCTCCATGGTTGGAACTTTGCCGCTAATTAAGACGGCTCAACGGTCGCAAGTGGCAGCTGCTATCAATGGCGGCTATTTTAATCGCAACAACCAACTGCCTTTAGGGGCAATTCGCCGGGATGGGCGGTGGCTTTCTGGACCCATTTTGAACCGAGGGGCGATCGGCTGGAATGCCAGAGGAGAAGTCACGGTTGGACATTTAAACCTGCGAGAAATCATTACAACTGCAGCTGGCAACCAGCTAACGCTCCAATCCCTGAACAGTGGTTTTGTTGGCGCAGGAGTTGCTCGCTATACGCCCGAATGGGGTACAACTTACACCCCAATTCTGAACAATGAAATCGTCGTAACGGTGCAAAAGAACCAGGTCATCCGCCAGCAACCAATGAGACTTGCCGGACAAATGGCTGTGCCAATTCCCTCAGATGGCTATTTGCTCGTTCTGCGATCGGATAGAACAGCCGCAAATGCACTCTCTGTGGGCACCGTGATCCAGTCCAGTACTACGATTGCGCCAGATACCTTTAGTACCTCAAGTGACGTGGTCGGTGGAGGCCCACTTTTACTGCAGGACAGACAAATTGTGCTCAATGCTGAAGCAGAGCAGTTTTCTAAAGCATTTATTCAGCAGGCTGCATCGCGTAGCGTGATTGCAACGACTGAGACGGGTAAGCTAATCCTAGTAACGGTTCACAGTCGAGTCAGAGGGGCGGGTCCAACCCTGGCTGAAGTGGCACGGATCATGCAGCAAATGGGTTTTGTCAATGCCCTCAACCTTGATGGCGGCAGTTCCACAACCCTTTACTTAGGCGGACAATTGCTCGATCGCGCTCCCAGTACTGCAGCTAGAGTGCACAACGGGTTAGGGGTGTTTATTGAGCCGCGACTGTAG
- a CDS encoding phosphomannose isomerase type II C-terminal cupin domain has protein sequence MAQPKEISQSATLSLTSPMTPKGVAATELRPWGSFTILEEGQGYKIKRIEVKPGHRLSLQMHHHRSEHWIVVSGTARVVCGSEEKLVFCNQSTYVPACTQHRLENPGVIPLVLIEVQNGEYLGEDDIIRYQDDYARAEK, from the coding sequence ATGGCTCAACCGAAAGAAATTTCTCAGTCAGCAACTCTGAGTCTGACTAGCCCCATGACGCCAAAAGGGGTTGCGGCAACTGAATTGCGTCCCTGGGGGTCTTTCACGATTTTAGAAGAAGGCCAGGGCTATAAGATTAAGCGAATTGAGGTAAAACCTGGGCATCGTTTAAGCCTGCAAATGCACCATCACCGTAGCGAACACTGGATTGTCGTTTCTGGAACCGCAAGAGTAGTTTGCGGCAGTGAAGAAAAGCTTGTCTTCTGCAATCAATCCACCTATGTTCCTGCCTGCACTCAGCACCGTTTAGAGAACCCTGGTGTTATTCCCCTCGTACTGATCGAAGTCCAGAACGGCGAGTACCTTGGTGAAGATGACATTATCCGTTATCAAGACGATTACGCCCGCGCCGAGAAATAG
- a CDS encoding iron-sulfur cluster assembly accessory protein has translation MIHLSAAAVAEVNRIKSQYPHPDALFRLGVRAGGCADLHYVLALDEHLQADDQVIQCGAIQVIVDPQSWKFLDGVTLDYTEDLMGGGFRFQNPNAAQTCGCGNSFFVKDSHV, from the coding sequence ATGATTCACCTGAGCGCGGCAGCAGTTGCCGAGGTGAACCGCATCAAGTCCCAATATCCCCACCCTGATGCTCTGTTTCGATTAGGTGTACGGGCGGGAGGATGTGCTGATTTGCACTATGTTTTAGCGCTTGATGAACACCTGCAAGCGGACGACCAAGTCATTCAGTGTGGAGCAATTCAGGTCATTGTTGATCCACAAAGCTGGAAGTTTTTGGATGGCGTGACGCTGGACTACACAGAGGATTTGATGGGAGGCGGTTTCCGCTTTCAAAATCCCAATGCTGCTCAAACTTGTGGCTGTGGCAATTCATTTTTTGTCAAAGACAGCCATGTTTGA
- a CDS encoding SirB1 family protein: MDFPLARQRFYQEIHQPDEQIDLATAALYIAQEEYSDLDVAEYLNTFDTMAVEVKERLPSEPYPLRILQTINQYLYEDLKFSGNTESYYDPRNSYLNEVIDRRIGIPITLSLVYLELARRIDFPMVGIGMPGHFLIRPVVGEMEIYVDPFHQGEILFAQDCQERLSQIYGKPIEIRPEFLQPISPRHFLARMLSNLKAVYLTQSDIPRSLAAIERILLLFPDAPMEQRDRGLLYYQTGRWTEACQDLENYLAQVPTPDDAAVMRELLRRMGRDVEG, from the coding sequence ATGGACTTTCCCCTGGCACGACAACGGTTTTACCAGGAAATCCATCAACCTGACGAACAAATCGATCTGGCTACTGCTGCACTTTATATCGCCCAGGAAGAATACTCTGATCTAGACGTAGCAGAATACCTGAACACGTTTGATACGATGGCGGTGGAGGTAAAAGAACGCCTCCCTTCAGAGCCTTATCCGTTGCGAATTCTCCAAACCATTAACCAGTATCTCTACGAAGATCTAAAGTTCTCTGGCAATACGGAATCCTACTACGATCCCCGCAATAGCTATTTGAATGAAGTGATCGATCGCCGGATTGGAATTCCGATCACGCTCTCACTGGTTTACCTGGAACTTGCCCGTCGTATTGACTTTCCCATGGTAGGAATCGGGATGCCTGGACATTTCCTGATTCGTCCTGTCGTTGGCGAGATGGAAATCTATGTCGATCCTTTTCACCAAGGTGAGATTTTGTTTGCTCAGGATTGTCAGGAACGACTCAGCCAGATCTACGGCAAACCGATCGAGATTCGACCTGAATTTTTACAGCCCATCAGCCCCCGTCATTTTTTGGCGCGGATGCTGAGTAATTTAAAGGCGGTTTATCTGACGCAAAGCGATATCCCTCGTTCACTTGCCGCAATTGAGCGGATTTTGCTGCTTTTCCCAGACGCCCCTATGGAGCAGCGCGATCGAGGCTTGCTTTATTACCAAACTGGACGCTGGACAGAAGCCTGCCAAGATTTAGAAAACTATTTGGCACAAGTTCCGACTCCAGATGACGCTGCGGTGATGCGAGAACTACTGCGACGGATGGGGCGTGATGTTGAAGGGTAA
- a CDS encoding cyclic nucleotide-binding domain-containing protein, which translates to MVPETITPMIESLTQQTLIYSFPFGGASTIDFSSGVHASFHSIGSLDGEMKKALYILAEFSDRDFDWLLAAGKKVFVSTGTRLIEEGKTSDALYLVLDGSLSVSSSAVEGQEIARLQEGEVVGEMSFVDSRLPSATVIAGEDSWVWSIPRNKLAVKLLQDVEFAAHFYQAIAVFLSDRLRETVNRLRSSGVQPPFAEPNSDLNPQLEKNIDLAKARLDWLLKRLKDTP; encoded by the coding sequence ATGGTTCCGGAAACGATTACTCCCATGATTGAGTCATTAACTCAACAAACTTTGATATACTCCTTCCCATTTGGTGGAGCTTCAACGATCGATTTTTCATCAGGGGTTCATGCATCTTTCCACTCAATTGGTTCCCTGGATGGTGAGATGAAAAAAGCACTGTATATTCTTGCAGAGTTTAGCGATCGGGATTTTGATTGGCTGCTTGCAGCCGGAAAGAAAGTGTTTGTATCAACTGGAACTCGGTTGATTGAAGAAGGTAAGACATCCGATGCCTTATACCTGGTGCTGGATGGGAGCCTTTCTGTTTCCTCATCAGCAGTTGAGGGACAAGAAATTGCTCGGTTACAGGAGGGCGAAGTCGTAGGAGAGATGTCGTTCGTGGATTCTCGTCTTCCTTCTGCAACAGTCATTGCTGGGGAGGACTCGTGGGTGTGGTCAATTCCCCGCAACAAATTAGCAGTAAAACTGCTGCAGGATGTTGAGTTTGCAGCTCATTTTTATCAGGCAATTGCAGTGTTTTTGTCCGATCGCCTGAGAGAAACTGTTAACCGTTTGCGATCGAGTGGTGTGCAGCCGCCTTTTGCTGAACCCAATTCTGATTTGAACCCGCAGCTAGAGAAAAACATTGATTTGGCAAAGGCTAGACTAGATTGGCTGCTGAAACGTTTAAAGGATACCCCCTAG
- a CDS encoding FAD-binding oxidoreductase has translation MSLIEEILSPIPGNPLVGLRQADRLWQSYQADNLSVPHPIQESFELLNQTDWDAVICGGTLGILMGAALAQRGWRVALVERGILRGRDQEWNISRRELQVLIELGLLTEAELAQSIATEYNPACLRFNKGVELQVKDVLNIGVDPVFLLDKLKAKFLAAGGSLLEQTAFAGAVIHPNGVEVKVAADAQTAEISLKTRLLLDCMGHFSPIVRQARQGKKPDAVCLVVGTCAAGFPENKTGDLFASFTPIQNQCQYFWEAFPARDGRTTYLFTYLDAHPERPSLEQLFEDYLTLLPQYQGIELSHLTFRRALFGFFPCYQEPLQLWWNRVLAIGDSSGLQSPLSFGGFGSMMRHLKRLTEGVDAALQGDYLDRSALQQLQPYQPNLAVTWLFQRAMSVGIHQQIHPDQINALLSAVFQEMNVLGDNVLYPFLQDVIQFSALSQTLLRVAVTHPQQVIPVIPQVGFMTLLNWTIHYLKLGQYALLYSIAKIIQPRLKILPENWRYRFDRAFDAWRYGSGNDYSHD, from the coding sequence ATGAGCTTGATTGAGGAAATTCTGTCTCCAATTCCTGGTAATCCCCTCGTTGGGCTACGCCAAGCCGATCGCCTCTGGCAATCCTATCAAGCAGATAACCTTTCCGTTCCCCATCCGATTCAGGAAAGCTTTGAACTGCTCAATCAAACAGACTGGGATGCAGTAATTTGTGGTGGCACCCTTGGCATTTTAATGGGAGCAGCATTGGCACAGCGCGGCTGGCGAGTTGCATTAGTGGAACGGGGGATTTTACGCGGACGCGATCAAGAGTGGAATATCTCGCGTCGAGAACTCCAGGTTTTGATTGAGCTAGGCTTGTTGACCGAAGCAGAACTCGCACAATCGATCGCTACTGAATATAATCCTGCCTGCCTCCGGTTCAATAAAGGGGTTGAACTTCAGGTTAAAGATGTTCTCAATATTGGCGTCGATCCCGTTTTCTTGCTGGACAAGCTCAAGGCAAAATTTTTAGCAGCAGGCGGTTCTCTCCTTGAACAAACTGCCTTTGCGGGGGCGGTCATTCATCCTAATGGAGTTGAAGTCAAGGTTGCTGCTGACGCTCAAACCGCAGAAATTTCACTCAAAACAAGGCTCTTGCTCGATTGCATGGGGCATTTCTCTCCGATCGTCCGTCAGGCGCGCCAGGGTAAAAAGCCAGATGCCGTTTGCCTGGTTGTGGGGACTTGTGCAGCAGGTTTTCCAGAGAACAAGACTGGTGATTTGTTTGCGTCATTTACACCCATTCAAAATCAGTGCCAGTATTTCTGGGAAGCCTTCCCGGCACGAGATGGGCGAACCACCTATCTCTTTACCTATCTTGATGCGCATCCTGAGCGCCCCTCTTTGGAACAGCTATTTGAGGACTACCTGACGCTATTACCTCAGTATCAGGGCATTGAGCTATCCCATCTCACCTTTCGTCGCGCTTTGTTTGGCTTCTTTCCCTGCTATCAGGAGCCGCTACAGCTTTGGTGGAATCGAGTTTTGGCGATCGGAGATAGTAGTGGATTGCAGTCTCCCCTGAGCTTCGGTGGATTTGGGTCAATGATGCGGCATTTGAAGCGGCTAACGGAAGGTGTTGATGCTGCTCTACAAGGCGATTATCTCGATCGATCTGCTCTGCAACAGCTACAGCCTTATCAACCCAATTTAGCGGTGACCTGGTTATTTCAACGAGCAATGAGCGTTGGCATTCATCAACAAATTCATCCTGACCAAATTAATGCTTTACTCTCTGCTGTGTTTCAGGAAATGAACGTATTGGGTGATAACGTTCTGTATCCATTTTTGCAGGATGTCATCCAGTTTTCAGCCCTCTCTCAAACACTGTTGCGAGTTGCTGTTACTCATCCTCAACAAGTCATTCCAGTGATTCCGCAGGTCGGCTTCATGACGCTCCTAAATTGGACAATTCATTACCTGAAGCTAGGACAATATGCCCTGCTTTATTCGATCGCCAAAATCATTCAGCCAAGGTTAAAAATACTGCCAGAAAATTGGAGATATCGGTTCGATCGTGCTTTTGATGCTTGGAGGTATGGTTCCGGAAACGATTACTCCCATGATTGA
- a CDS encoding 3-deoxy-7-phosphoheptulonate synthase — protein sequence MYKTHDLHVVETRPLLSPALLHSELPITETAATLVADTRDRIRNILQYEDNRLLVIVGPCSVHDINAALAYGEKLLALRKELEADLEIVMRVYFEKPRTTIGWKGLINDPHLNGSYDINTGLRLARKLLLDLANLGLPAATELLDPVIPQYIADLISWTAIGARTTESQTHREMASGLSMPIGFKNNTDGSLHAAANAMLAASEPHRFLGINLDGLASIVTTTGNPDGHLVLRGGKHGPNYDASHVQHAAKELARLKLNTRMMVDCSHDNASKDHNRQPIVLQDVAAQMATGSKHIMGVMVESHLVAGKQAIPEDLSKLTYGQSITDACVDWDTTATMLRSLARSVSTHYAQVK from the coding sequence ATGTACAAAACTCACGATCTGCACGTTGTAGAAACGCGACCCTTGCTCAGTCCGGCACTGCTGCACAGTGAACTGCCAATTACTGAAACTGCTGCTACCCTCGTTGCTGACACGCGCGATCGCATTCGCAATATCCTGCAATACGAGGACAACCGTCTCCTGGTTATCGTTGGACCTTGCTCAGTTCATGACATTAACGCAGCTTTGGCATATGGGGAGAAACTATTGGCGCTGCGGAAAGAGCTAGAAGCTGATCTGGAAATCGTGATGCGGGTCTATTTTGAGAAGCCTCGCACGACGATCGGTTGGAAGGGGCTGATCAACGATCCTCATCTCAACGGCAGCTATGACATCAATACAGGGCTACGCCTGGCTCGCAAACTGCTACTTGATCTAGCAAACCTGGGGCTGCCAGCCGCCACAGAACTGCTTGATCCCGTGATCCCACAGTATATTGCTGATCTCATCTCCTGGACTGCGATCGGTGCGCGCACCACTGAAAGCCAAACGCACCGGGAAATGGCATCAGGTCTTTCCATGCCCATTGGCTTCAAAAACAACACAGATGGTAGCCTCCATGCTGCTGCGAACGCCATGCTTGCAGCAAGTGAGCCTCACCGCTTCTTAGGGATCAATTTGGACGGACTCGCTAGTATTGTCACAACCACTGGTAATCCTGATGGGCATCTGGTGCTGCGCGGCGGTAAGCATGGGCCTAACTATGATGCCAGTCACGTCCAGCACGCTGCCAAGGAGTTAGCTCGTCTGAAGCTCAATACTCGCATGATGGTTGATTGCAGCCACGATAACGCCAGCAAAGACCACAACCGCCAACCAATCGTTTTACAAGATGTGGCGGCGCAAATGGCGACTGGCTCGAAGCATATCATGGGTGTAATGGTTGAAAGCCACTTAGTTGCTGGGAAACAAGCAATCCCCGAAGATTTGAGCAAGCTCACCTATGGGCAGAGCATTACAGATGCCTGTGTTGATTGGGATACAACAGCAACAATGCTACGATCGTTGGCGCGATCGGTCAGCACTCACTATGCTCAAGTAAAGTAA
- a CDS encoding photosystem II S4 domain protein, giving the protein MLPREDLLKTTEHRDTAARVIDQAEQSIKTWEAICTDFLSPPELADIQQMFSRLTEVQILAWGGYPQAERQRVAIARSDLPLEIAQVELAAIEIAGNFLFDPATHRDFLGALLGTGIVREKVGDILVLGERGAQAIVVPDLVEFLEANLTQVRSVPVKTQQIDIAELKVREPKKKEMTTVEASMRLDAIASAGFGMSRSKMADLIAGGDIRVNWKEITQPSYSLKPGDLVAIRGKGRLEVGEVAVTKKDRYRVQLTRLM; this is encoded by the coding sequence ATGCTGCCACGGGAAGACCTCTTAAAGACAACTGAACATCGAGACACTGCTGCACGAGTCATTGACCAGGCAGAGCAATCCATTAAAACCTGGGAAGCCATCTGTACAGATTTTCTGTCACCGCCTGAACTGGCCGATATCCAGCAGATGTTCTCGCGCCTTACTGAAGTTCAAATTTTGGCCTGGGGCGGCTACCCGCAAGCAGAACGGCAACGGGTTGCAATTGCCCGCTCAGATTTGCCGCTAGAGATAGCTCAAGTTGAACTGGCAGCGATCGAAATTGCCGGAAACTTTCTGTTTGATCCAGCAACACATCGAGATTTTCTAGGTGCACTTCTAGGGACAGGAATTGTGCGTGAAAAAGTGGGTGACATCCTTGTTCTGGGAGAACGGGGAGCACAGGCAATTGTCGTCCCTGATTTAGTAGAATTTCTGGAAGCCAATCTGACTCAAGTGCGATCGGTTCCTGTGAAAACGCAGCAAATCGATATTGCTGAACTGAAAGTTCGGGAGCCAAAGAAAAAGGAAATGACCACCGTTGAAGCTTCAATGCGGCTGGATGCGATCGCTTCTGCAGGTTTTGGCATGTCGCGCAGCAAGATGGCAGACTTGATTGCAGGCGGCGATATCCGAGTCAACTGGAAGGAAATTACGCAACCCAGCTATTCGCTCAAACCAGGAGATTTAGTCGCCATTCGAGGCAAAGGACGGTTGGAAGTCGGTGAAGTTGCTGTCACCAAGAAAGACCGCTATCGCGTTCAGCTGACTCGCCTGATGTAG
- a CDS encoding SUF system NifU family Fe-S cluster assembly protein: protein MSLDNLRDLYQQVILERYKKPRNRGKTDPIDRYQKGHNPSCGDTIELTLKLDDTGEHIADVKFEGEGCAIAMASADLMADALRGRSTVEALDMVQKFQAMMRGETEFPQEFRKLNVMQGVAQFPVRIKCANLSWHTLKAAIEMPGKAEPAGFISNE from the coding sequence ATGTCCTTGGACAATCTGCGCGACCTCTATCAACAGGTCATTCTGGAACGCTACAAAAAGCCCCGGAATCGCGGCAAAACTGATCCGATCGACCGTTACCAAAAGGGACACAATCCTTCCTGTGGTGACACGATCGAGCTGACATTGAAGTTAGACGACACGGGCGAACATATTGCAGACGTTAAGTTTGAGGGCGAAGGTTGCGCCATTGCAATGGCATCAGCAGACTTAATGGCAGATGCGTTGCGCGGCAGATCAACGGTTGAAGCACTGGACATGGTTCAGAAGTTTCAGGCAATGATGCGCGGCGAAACCGAGTTTCCTCAAGAATTTCGCAAGCTCAATGTGATGCAGGGCGTTGCCCAATTCCCAGTCCGCATCAAATGCGCGAACCTTTCCTGGCACACTTTAAAAGCGGCGATCGAAATGCCTGGAAAAGCTGAACCTGCTGGATTTATCAGCAATGAATAG
- a CDS encoding Ycf51 family protein → MLTTDSFLQYAQWMGIAALAFAGLTGIGFLFKWGIRFRLVGATGFTIVLTAGLFALGLVPFTRTTIPGAVRFVTTYDTGATRTVIVVPSTISETELTATLKQAASDLFSFGRLSQSGEPLLIRARTVIHPKPGVSQPLYLGEVRRSLATREDAEMLVSIYKENLAKLPSSPVASDTIAQPG, encoded by the coding sequence ATGCTTACGACTGATAGTTTCCTCCAATACGCCCAGTGGATGGGTATTGCTGCCCTGGCTTTCGCTGGTCTCACCGGCATTGGATTCCTGTTTAAGTGGGGGATTCGCTTCCGGTTAGTCGGCGCAACTGGGTTTACCATCGTTTTGACGGCTGGCTTATTCGCGCTGGGGCTGGTTCCCTTTACCCGCACAACGATTCCGGGAGCCGTCCGATTTGTGACAACTTATGACACTGGAGCAACCCGGACAGTCATCGTTGTACCTTCAACTATCTCTGAAACAGAGCTGACAGCAACGTTGAAACAGGCAGCCTCAGATTTATTCTCGTTTGGACGGCTAAGCCAAAGCGGAGAGCCTTTACTGATTCGAGCCAGAACAGTGATTCATCCCAAACCCGGTGTTTCGCAGCCTCTCTATCTGGGAGAAGTTCGGCGATCGCTTGCAACGCGGGAAGATGCGGAAATGCTGGTTTCAATCTATAAGGAAAACCTGGCAAAGCTGCCTTCATCTCCAGTCGCTTCTGACACAATTGCCCAACCAGGTTAA